In Cetobacterium somerae ATCC BAA-474, the genomic stretch GAATAGCAGAAATCTCCACCTCTAGGTCTAATCATTACAAAAGCAGGAATAGCAAGTTCTCTAACTTTTTTAATAGTTCCATAAGATGGAGTTGTTCCACCTTCAAATAGATTTTCGCAAAGTTCAACTCTATTTGCGCCTTTATTTATAGCAATAATAGCTTCAGAATATGAGCCAACGCAAGCTTCTAGTGTTATCGGAGATTTGATTATTTTAATTTCATCGTTTGGAAAAATAATTCCTCCTTTTAATACCTTTGCAAAAACACCCTCACGAGGCATTATACAATCCCCAACTCTATGATATATTTTACAGTGGTGATGGCATTGTTTTCCTTTTTGAGTTATTTCAAGAAGAGCTGTACCAATTTGTAATATACTACCAACGGCAAGATTTTTTAAGTCTATACCTTGGATTATTAGATTTTCTCCAAAAGCTCCAAAATCAACATTTCCACCCTTATTATTGAAATCATCGATTTTTTCAAGTTCTAATAAACTAATTTGTCTATGCCAATTTCCTCCATGAGCATCTTTTTCTAATCCAAAGTTTTTAATTAAAACTCCACTTTCAACAACAACTTTTTCAGTCCCCTTATTTTCACTTATACAAATTGCTATAACTTTTCCCATGTTATCCTCCTATTTTGTTCATGCCCTTTAATTCTATATCATTAATATTTTCACTATTATCCATGTGATGTTCTTTTGGCTTTTTATTGTAGATAGCTTTTTCAATAATCATTGCTAAAGTTTCTACAGAAGTCTCATCTTTTAAATAAGGCATTAAATCAATTCCTTTGTTATAATGTAAACATAGTTTCAAAAAGCCATTAGAGGTTACTCTAACTCGATTACAACTATCGCAGAATCTATTCGAAAGAGGACTAATAAAACCGATCTCTCCCATAAACCCGGAAACTTTATAATAAGAAGCTGGTCCGTCAGTAGAGAGGTTTGAATTTTTTTCTAACAAATAATGTTTTTTTATAAGATTTAAAATATCTGAATTTTTAACAGAAGTAAATTTTTTACCTTCTCCAATTGGCATTATTTCAATAAAACGCACACCAATATCTAAATCTTTGGTTAAATTGACAAAGTCTAAAATTTCATTATCATTGATACCTTCCATAATAACAACATTTAAACGTATTTTTTCAAAATTTTTTAAAGTTGCTTCTTTAATAGTTTTAAAAACTTTATCAAAATTACCACCACGAGTAATTTCATTATATTTTTTAGCGTTTAAACTATCTAAACTTATATTAATTCTATTTAATCCATTTTTCTTGAATAAATCTAAATTTTCTAAAAGTTGAAATCCATTTGTAGTAATAGCAATTTTTTCGATTCCTTCAATATGATTTATTTTTTCTAAAATTTCATTAAAATCCTTTCTAACTAAAGGTTCGCCACCTGTTATTCTAACTTTTTTTATACCAATTAAAGAAAAAGCTTTAACAATTTTTTCTATTTCATTACTATTTAGTAAATCACAATTGTTATAAAAGTTTGTATCTTTTTCAGGAAGACAATATTTGCACCTTAAGTTACAATGATCTGTAATAGATAATCTTAAGTAGTTTATTTGTCGTTTATTTTTATCTAACATGGACACTCCTTTATAATAAGTTTACAAATTAATTTTCATAATCTTTTTTGAATTCGATTTTAGCATTAAGAAACTCTTCCATTTCCTGTAAAAGTTGAAATAAAGTAGCTCTATTTTCAAATTC encodes the following:
- the moaA gene encoding GTP 3',8-cyclase MoaA, yielding MLDKNKRQINYLRLSITDHCNLRCKYCLPEKDTNFYNNCDLLNSNEIEKIVKAFSLIGIKKVRITGGEPLVRKDFNEILEKINHIEGIEKIAITTNGFQLLENLDLFKKNGLNRINISLDSLNAKKYNEITRGGNFDKVFKTIKEATLKNFEKIRLNVVIMEGINDNEILDFVNLTKDLDIGVRFIEIMPIGEGKKFTSVKNSDILNLIKKHYLLEKNSNLSTDGPASYYKVSGFMGEIGFISPLSNRFCDSCNRVRVTSNGFLKLCLHYNKGIDLMPYLKDETSVETLAMIIEKAIYNKKPKEHHMDNSENINDIELKGMNKIGG